From a single Lolium rigidum isolate FL_2022 chromosome 7, APGP_CSIRO_Lrig_0.1, whole genome shotgun sequence genomic region:
- the LOC124678374 gene encoding uncharacterized protein LOC124678374 isoform X4 translates to MAVVVLHAQLSPRGALLHGVLHGSFRCRRPSTTSPGTTPRAEDEKKPGAAMRPRTIRHRSVAANQQWAGRYRARHRGVQHSPHWRNCYKRSSGGRSKFRLWLGAGSRLQVFRLNPAELHLGIGNFCIGLSSPLSASCKDGSGGWCAVLKDE, encoded by the coding sequence ATGGCTGTCGTCGTCCTACATGCGCAGCTCTCTCCACGGGGAGCCCTCCTCCACGGTGTCCTCCATGGGTCGTTCCGCTGCCGCAGGCCTTCGACGACCTCGCCGGGAACAACTCCACGGGCGGAGGACGAGAAAAAGCCGGGTGCGGCGATGCGGCCAAGGACGATCCGGCATCGCTCCGTGGCGGCGAATCAGCAGTGGGCCGGCAGGTACCGGGCGAGGCACCGCGGTGTGCAGCACAGCCCACACTGGCGGAACTGCTACAAGCGCAGCAGCGGCGGTAGGAGCAAATTTCGGCTTTGGCTGGGTGCCGGCAGTCGCCTGCAGGTCTTCCGGCTTAATCCGGCCGAACTGCATCTTGGAATTGGGAACTTCTGCATCGGGCTCAGCTCTCCTCTGTCCGCCTCCTGTAAAG